Proteins co-encoded in one uncultured Draconibacterium sp. genomic window:
- a CDS encoding FUSC family membrane protein — MKNQEKGHLRTNIKFFRDVFLLHPYRLFALRATVSMGVLAVPFIIAGLPFFGVTLALGALAGALSETDDHPKGRVKSLSITILSFFISSFSVGLLNSYTWILGTGFILSTIIFILIGGIGERYRAITFGSILVGIYAMLGIEISPAWYWQAILLPAGALFHGILTLILIFRNPWRLLDQQMASGFRALGNYLEKKALLFPSDKKDQEDINKDLALLNVNVVNALEGIKNVLNNYAREMKNTEPLNSYLQRFMLLQSLHERAASTHQRHDKLGNSNEQIEILEGFGEMLRQLAYASRMVAENMLAGTSYNHPPALEWISKAIDDKLQTMPLEDTQDLILLHHNLHRSHVSLKFLDNLEEGTSIPRLRRDERTPFQRLKEQLTFRHPRMRYALRLSLTFALGYVLQVYFNLDKGQWVMLTSLFVSQITYSDTRRRLFERLLGTATGIIIGAALLQIFTTTAAQVLLMMGSAMAFFYWLRKKYSIAVIFVTTFVLSAFNIISNDGGINIMIPRLVDTLLGATLSFLTIRFLWPGWQYRRISGLISTALEKNRNYFQAIAKEYKEVSNDDLNYRIARREAHLADNELAQAWNSMRQEPKSKQHIMENALTITYLNHALLSHLSALGAHRETNIESYKDIEPLFQQIAKKLTEAGRESIIQKDKFSSDLSELLMTLQQQIKGSGAGLKRQQLRLFYNIAATTSKIIDKLKRSGINIKNQT; from the coding sequence ATGAAGAACCAGGAAAAAGGCCATTTGCGAACGAACATAAAATTTTTCCGCGATGTATTTCTTTTACATCCTTACCGTTTGTTTGCCTTGCGCGCAACCGTTTCGATGGGGGTTTTAGCGGTACCTTTCATTATTGCTGGGCTACCGTTTTTTGGTGTAACGCTGGCTTTGGGCGCACTGGCCGGTGCTTTGTCAGAAACCGATGACCATCCGAAAGGCCGCGTAAAATCGTTATCAATAACCATACTCAGTTTCTTTATATCGAGTTTTTCGGTGGGACTTTTAAATAGTTACACCTGGATTTTGGGCACAGGTTTTATACTTTCCACCATCATATTTATTTTAATAGGTGGCATTGGCGAACGCTACCGTGCCATTACCTTCGGCTCTATATTAGTAGGTATTTATGCCATGCTTGGTATCGAGATAAGCCCAGCCTGGTATTGGCAGGCAATTTTACTTCCTGCCGGAGCACTTTTTCACGGCATACTTACTTTGATATTAATTTTTCGCAATCCGTGGCGTCTACTCGACCAGCAAATGGCCAGCGGTTTCAGAGCTCTTGGCAATTACCTCGAGAAAAAGGCCTTGCTTTTCCCAAGCGATAAAAAAGATCAGGAAGACATAAATAAAGATCTGGCCTTGCTAAACGTAAATGTGGTAAATGCACTTGAAGGCATAAAAAACGTATTGAATAATTATGCCCGGGAGATGAAAAACACCGAGCCACTGAATAGTTACCTTCAACGCTTTATGTTGTTACAGAGTCTTCACGAACGTGCAGCATCAACGCACCAGCGCCACGATAAACTGGGGAACAGCAACGAACAAATTGAGATTTTGGAAGGTTTTGGCGAAATGCTTCGCCAATTGGCATACGCTTCACGAATGGTTGCAGAAAATATGCTTGCCGGAACTTCTTACAATCACCCACCTGCACTCGAATGGATCTCAAAAGCCATCGACGACAAACTGCAAACAATGCCGTTGGAAGATACTCAGGATCTGATTCTGCTTCATCATAATTTACATCGTTCGCACGTTTCGTTAAAATTCCTCGACAACCTGGAGGAAGGAACTTCAATTCCTCGTTTACGACGTGATGAAAGAACGCCATTTCAACGTTTAAAAGAACAGCTCACTTTTCGCCATCCGCGAATGCGTTATGCATTGCGGCTCAGCTTAACTTTTGCACTTGGCTACGTTCTTCAGGTTTACTTCAACCTCGACAAAGGCCAGTGGGTAATGCTAACCAGTTTATTTGTTAGCCAGATTACCTATAGCGACACCCGCCGCCGTTTGTTTGAGCGTTTACTGGGAACCGCTACCGGTATTATTATCGGAGCCGCATTATTACAGATTTTTACCACTACAGCCGCACAGGTTCTACTGATGATGGGTTCTGCAATGGCATTTTTCTATTGGCTTAGAAAAAAATACTCGATAGCGGTAATATTTGTAACCACTTTTGTACTGAGTGCTTTTAATATCATTTCAAACGACGGAGGCATAAACATTATGATTCCGCGTCTGGTTGATACTTTGCTTGGTGCAACGCTATCGTTTCTCACCATTCGTTTCTTATGGCCGGGTTGGCAATATCGGCGTATTTCGGGGCTTATTTCCACCGCATTGGAAAAAAACAGAAACTATTTTCAGGCCATTGCAAAAGAATATAAAGAGGTAAGTAACGACGATTTAAACTACCGCATTGCCCGAAGAGAAGCACACCTTGCCGATAACGAGCTGGCACAGGCCTGGAACAGTATGCGCCAGGAGCCTAAAAGCAAACAACACATTATGGAAAATGCATTAACCATCACCTATTTAAATCATGCATTGTTGTCGCACCTTTCGGCACTGGGAGCACACCGCGAAACAAATATTGAGAGCTACAAAGATATTGAACCATTGTTTCAACAAATTGCTAAAAAGCTTACGGAAGCCGGCAGAGAAAGCATCATCCAGAAAGATAAGTTTTCATCCGATCTGTCGGAACTGCTAATGACATTACAACAGCAAATTAAGGGCTCTGGAGCTGGGTTAAAACGACAGCAACTACGCTTATTTTACAATATTGCAGCAACTACATCCAAAATTATTGATAAGTTAAAACGTTCAGGTATCAATATAAAAAATCAGACATAA
- the aroQ gene encoding type II 3-dehydroquinate dehydratase, producing MKLLIINGPNLNLLGVREKSIYGTESFKSYYEQLKQNFAEQELTYFQSNVEGELINKLHEHGFTYDGIIINAGAYTHTSVAIRDAIAGIKTPVVEVHISNTLTREDFRHKSLIGPVCKGCIMGFGLESYRLAIQSFVN from the coding sequence ATGAAGCTCTTGATTATCAATGGACCGAACTTAAACCTACTTGGGGTAAGGGAAAAGTCGATTTATGGAACAGAAAGTTTTAAAAGTTATTATGAACAGTTAAAACAGAATTTTGCCGAGCAGGAACTTACTTACTTCCAATCAAACGTTGAGGGCGAATTAATTAATAAATTACACGAACATGGGTTCACTTACGACGGGATAATTATAAACGCCGGTGCTTATACACATACATCGGTAGCTATACGCGATGCCATTGCAGGAATAAAAACACCTGTTGTTGAAGTACATATTTCAAATACGCTTACTCGCGAAGATTTCAGACATAAATCACTTATTGGCCCGGTATGTAAAGGATGCATTATGGGATTTGGTCTTGAATCGTACCGATTGGCAATTCAAAGTTTCGTAAATTGA
- the pckA gene encoding phosphoenolpyruvate carboxykinase (ATP) has product MANLDLSKYGIVDVQEIIHNPSYEKLYEEEMNPALEGFEKGQLSELGAVNVMTGEFTGRSPKDKFLVDNEASQDIWWTTPESPNDNKKVSEEAWDYLKEITAKQLSGKKLYVMDTFLGANENSRLKIRFIMEVAWQAHFVKNMFIRPTDEELENYGEPDFVAMNGSKTQNDRWEEFGMNSPVYTVFNLKEKMQVIGGSWYGGEMKKGMFAMMNYYLPKAGMAAMHCSANVGKEGDVAIFFGLSGTGKTTLSTDPNRQLIGDDEHGWDDEGVFNFEGGCYAKTINLDKDAEPEIYGAIKRNALLENVTLDADGKIDFNSGPANTRVSYPIHHIENITVPSKAGHAKKVIFLTADAFGVTPPVSKLTPEQTKYYFLSGFTAKLAGTERGVTTPQPTFSACFGGAFLSLHPTKYGEELVKKMEEHGAEAYLVNTGWNGTGKRISIKDTRGIITAILDGSIDKAPTKNLPIFNLEIPTELTGVDTGILDPRDTYANASEWEEKAKDLGGRFIKNFEKYTDNEEGKALVAAGPQVD; this is encoded by the coding sequence ATGGCAAATTTAGATTTAAGTAAGTACGGAATTGTTGACGTACAGGAAATTATCCACAACCCTTCATACGAGAAACTTTATGAAGAAGAAATGAATCCTGCTTTAGAAGGATTCGAAAAAGGTCAGTTATCAGAACTTGGCGCTGTTAATGTGATGACTGGTGAATTCACAGGTCGTTCTCCTAAAGATAAGTTTTTGGTAGATAACGAAGCTTCACAAGATATTTGGTGGACGACTCCGGAATCTCCAAACGATAACAAAAAAGTTTCAGAAGAAGCTTGGGATTATTTAAAAGAAATTACTGCAAAACAACTTTCTGGAAAGAAATTGTATGTAATGGATACTTTTCTTGGAGCTAACGAAAATTCTCGTTTGAAAATTCGTTTCATCATGGAAGTTGCATGGCAAGCACACTTTGTGAAAAACATGTTTATCCGTCCAACCGATGAAGAATTGGAAAACTACGGTGAGCCTGATTTCGTAGCAATGAATGGTTCAAAAACTCAAAACGACAGATGGGAAGAGTTTGGTATGAACTCTCCGGTATACACTGTTTTTAACCTGAAAGAAAAAATGCAGGTTATCGGTGGTAGCTGGTACGGTGGAGAGATGAAAAAAGGTATGTTCGCAATGATGAACTACTATTTACCAAAAGCAGGTATGGCTGCAATGCACTGTTCTGCCAATGTTGGTAAAGAAGGTGATGTTGCTATTTTCTTTGGTCTTTCTGGTACTGGTAAAACAACTCTTTCAACAGATCCAAACCGCCAGCTAATTGGTGATGATGAGCACGGTTGGGATGATGAAGGTGTATTTAACTTCGAAGGTGGTTGTTATGCAAAAACAATTAATCTGGATAAAGATGCAGAACCAGAAATTTACGGTGCTATCAAACGTAACGCTCTTCTTGAAAACGTTACTCTTGATGCTGATGGAAAAATTGATTTCAATTCAGGTCCTGCAAATACACGTGTTTCTTACCCAATTCACCACATCGAGAACATTACTGTTCCATCAAAAGCTGGTCATGCTAAAAAAGTAATTTTCTTGACTGCTGATGCATTTGGTGTTACTCCTCCGGTTTCAAAACTGACTCCAGAGCAAACTAAATATTATTTCTTATCTGGATTTACTGCAAAATTAGCAGGAACTGAGCGTGGTGTTACAACTCCACAGCCAACATTCTCTGCATGTTTTGGTGGTGCTTTCCTTTCACTTCACCCAACTAAATACGGTGAGGAATTAGTGAAGAAAATGGAAGAGCACGGTGCTGAGGCATATTTGGTAAACACTGGATGGAACGGAACAGGTAAAAGGATTTCAATTAAAGATACTCGTGGTATCATTACTGCTATTCTTGATGGTTCAATCGACAAAGCTCCAACTAAAAACCTGCCAATTTTCAACCTTGAAATTCCTACTGAATTAACAGGTGTTGATACTGGTATTCTTGATCCTAGAGATACTTATGCTAATGCTTCTGAATGGGAAGAAAAAGCGAAAGATCTTGGTGGTCGCTTTATCAAAAACTTCGAGAAATATACTGATAACGAAGAAGGTAAAGCATTGGTTGCTGCTGGTCCTCAAGTTGACTAA
- the xerD gene encoding site-specific tyrosine recombinase XerD, translated as MKWEECKKGYENYLRLEKSLSQNSIAAYINDINKLENFFEKSFKGVNPEKVTLSQLKSFVEWLNDKGVSPRTQARTISGIKSFYKYLLIEEKITSDPTALLESPKIGRKLPDILSMEEIDMLINAIDLKKSEGQRNKAMLETLYSCGLRVSELVNLKMTNLFFEQGFIKIEGKAGKERLVPVSGRAIEEINKYLGNYRKNLRVNKDSENILFLNRRGRKLSRVMIFTIIKNLAAKVNLDKKISPHTFRHSFATHLINGGADLRAVQEMLGHESILTTEIYTHLDKDYLKSTIHQFHPRS; from the coding sequence ATGAAATGGGAGGAATGTAAAAAGGGATATGAAAATTACTTGAGGTTAGAAAAATCATTATCGCAGAACTCGATAGCTGCATATATTAATGATATTAATAAGCTTGAGAATTTTTTTGAAAAAAGTTTTAAAGGGGTAAATCCGGAAAAGGTAACACTGAGTCAGTTAAAAAGTTTTGTCGAATGGTTAAATGATAAAGGTGTAAGTCCAAGAACTCAGGCACGAACCATCTCCGGCATAAAATCATTCTATAAATATCTGTTAATTGAAGAGAAGATCACTAGTGATCCGACCGCTTTGCTTGAGTCGCCAAAAATTGGTCGTAAACTTCCTGATATATTATCGATGGAAGAAATTGATATGTTAATCAATGCCATCGATTTGAAAAAATCAGAGGGGCAACGAAACAAAGCCATGTTGGAAACTTTGTATAGTTGTGGTTTACGCGTCTCTGAGTTGGTAAACCTGAAAATGACCAACCTGTTTTTTGAGCAGGGATTTATAAAAATTGAAGGAAAAGCCGGCAAGGAGAGATTAGTACCGGTTAGCGGACGGGCAATTGAAGAGATTAATAAGTATCTGGGGAATTACAGAAAGAATTTGCGGGTGAATAAAGACAGTGAAAACATCCTGTTTTTAAACCGCCGCGGAAGAAAATTAAGCAGGGTAATGATTTTCACCATTATTAAAAATCTGGCCGCCAAAGTTAATTTAGATAAGAAAATTAGCCCGCATACATTCCGACACTCGTTTGCAACACACCTGATAAATGGTGGAGCCGACTTGCGGGCCGTTCAGGAAATGTTAGGGCACGAATCGATATTAACAACTGAAATTTATACGCATCTGGATAAGGATTATCTGAAGTCGACGATTCATCAGTTTCATCCAAGATCATAA
- a CDS encoding chloride channel protein encodes MTKHRQHIWVKFHRWRLKHLGEQGFLTLLSIVIGVLAGMAAVVLKNTVRFTEELVHRLVSSEVHNYIYFAMPIVGIFLAIVLIKYVIRSEVRHGIPTVLYSISKRKGDIRRHNLYSSVLTSALTVGFGGSVGLEGPTVATGTAWGSWIAKVFRLNYKNTILMLACACAGAMAAIFKAPIAAIVFSVEVIMIDLTVFSLVPLLLASSTAVVTSYLFLGQDVLYPFSVVEAFKLPDLPYYIALGIVTGFVSVYFTKMYLFIAGIFEKLKNSRIRLVVGGTSLGALIFLFPALYGEGYESINECLAGDLSYLFDNSLFYSLREEIWAAMLLIIAVILLKIVATSLTFGAGGVGGIFAPTLFMGVNTGMFFSLLINRLGVRELNSNNFALIGMAGLIAGVLHAPLTGIFLIADISGGYKLFVPLMVTATFAYLIVRAFTPNSVYHIQLAKRKELLTHDKDANVLQLMQVKNLIETDFEVLLPDANLRDLTEAITRSHRDLFPIVKEDGTMVGMVKMDDVRTMIFKHELYDTVKISELMYMPEFSIDPNDSMEIVTAKFESSGRYNLAVIENGKYIGFISRARVFTRYRKQIINVSHV; translated from the coding sequence ATGACGAAGCACAGGCAGCATATTTGGGTTAAGTTTCACCGTTGGCGTTTAAAGCACCTCGGCGAACAAGGTTTTTTAACCTTGCTAAGTATTGTTATTGGTGTTTTGGCCGGAATGGCAGCTGTTGTTCTTAAAAATACGGTAAGATTTACCGAAGAACTGGTACATCGGTTGGTTTCCAGCGAAGTGCATAACTATATTTATTTTGCCATGCCTATTGTGGGTATCTTTTTGGCAATTGTACTGATTAAGTATGTTATTCGATCGGAGGTACGACATGGAATTCCAACTGTTTTGTATAGCATTTCAAAACGAAAAGGAGATATTCGACGACATAATTTGTATTCATCGGTATTAACATCGGCACTAACTGTTGGTTTTGGTGGCTCAGTGGGGCTGGAGGGACCAACCGTAGCAACCGGAACTGCCTGGGGATCGTGGATAGCCAAGGTATTTCGGCTAAATTACAAGAATACTATATTAATGTTGGCTTGTGCCTGCGCCGGTGCTATGGCAGCTATTTTTAAAGCGCCCATTGCAGCTATTGTTTTTTCTGTTGAAGTAATTATGATCGACCTTACCGTGTTTTCGCTGGTGCCGCTATTGTTGGCATCATCAACTGCGGTGGTAACATCCTACTTGTTTCTGGGGCAGGATGTGCTTTACCCGTTTTCCGTGGTCGAGGCTTTTAAACTGCCAGATTTACCCTATTATATTGCTTTAGGAATTGTAACTGGTTTTGTTTCGGTTTATTTTACCAAAATGTACCTCTTTATAGCCGGTATCTTTGAGAAATTAAAAAACAGCAGAATCAGGTTAGTGGTTGGAGGAACAAGTTTGGGGGCACTAATTTTTCTTTTTCCTGCACTTTATGGCGAAGGTTACGAATCGATTAACGAATGTTTGGCTGGCGATTTAAGCTACCTTTTCGATAATAGTTTGTTTTATTCGTTACGCGAAGAAATTTGGGCTGCCATGCTACTTATTATAGCTGTTATTTTGCTAAAGATTGTAGCCACATCTCTTACCTTTGGAGCAGGCGGTGTTGGTGGTATTTTTGCTCCAACGCTTTTTATGGGGGTAAATACCGGAATGTTTTTTTCCTTACTTATCAACCGTTTGGGTGTGCGTGAATTAAATTCAAATAACTTTGCACTAATTGGAATGGCGGGGTTAATTGCGGGCGTTTTACATGCTCCGCTCACCGGGATATTTCTGATTGCAGATATTTCAGGAGGGTACAAATTGTTTGTGCCACTGATGGTTACAGCTACGTTTGCATACCTTATTGTTAGGGCATTTACGCCTAACTCGGTTTATCATATTCAGTTGGCAAAACGAAAAGAATTGTTAACTCACGATAAAGATGCGAATGTATTGCAGTTGATGCAAGTAAAGAATCTAATTGAAACTGACTTTGAAGTATTGTTGCCCGATGCAAATTTGCGCGACCTTACAGAAGCCATTACACGATCACATCGCGATTTGTTTCCGATTGTAAAAGAAGATGGAACGATGGTGGGAATGGTAAAAATGGACGATGTGAGAACGATGATCTTTAAACATGAACTATACGACACTGTGAAAATAAGCGAATTGATGTATATGCCTGAATTTTCTATCGACCCGAATGATAGCATGGAGATTGTTACTGCAAAATTCGAATCATCGGGGCGTTATAACCTGGCTGTAATCGAAAATGGCAAATATATTGGATTTATTTCGCGGGCAAGAGTTTTTACCCGCTATCGTAAACAGATAATTAATGTTTCTCATGTTTAG
- the pyk gene encoding pyruvate kinase — MRQTKIVATISDQRCDVDFIQSLYDAGLNVARINTAHITPESGKVMVDNIRAVSDKIAILVDTKGPEIRTCQTLSDTEVKEGELVTLSYSTGVLDNVQNICVNYKGFVNDLNVGNKILVDDGETEFEVVEKHIQYLLCRVCNSGVIKKRKSINVPGVEIKLPSLTERDVEFIRFAAENELDFIAHSFVRHKEDVNDVQKILDEHNSPIKIIAKIENMEGVDNIDEILEYAYGIMVARGDLGIELPESKIPSIQRNLVRRAILFQKPVIIATQMLHTMIEHPRPTRAEVSDVASAIYMGTDAIMLSGETAYGKYPVEAVKAMDKIAQEVEPDRDRRELTVPLKSDIPAYLAQSAIRAARELKPDAIVTSTTTGKTGRYLSSHRPFYPVFVKCHSQRVMRQLALSFGIHPSFLEAKKNKMKIQKAAVQELVNQGTINMDDLVIYVGGRFGEDAGASFIEISTADRLFMKPKELS; from the coding sequence ATGAGACAGACCAAAATTGTTGCAACGATATCAGATCAAAGATGTGATGTAGATTTTATACAATCACTTTATGATGCCGGGCTGAATGTTGCCCGTATTAACACCGCCCATATTACTCCCGAAAGCGGGAAAGTTATGGTTGATAATATTCGCGCGGTTTCAGACAAAATTGCAATTCTTGTTGACACCAAAGGCCCAGAAATAAGAACATGTCAAACTCTTTCGGACACAGAAGTTAAGGAAGGAGAACTGGTTACACTTTCATACTCTACCGGAGTACTGGATAATGTACAAAACATTTGTGTAAACTACAAAGGTTTTGTAAACGACCTGAATGTTGGCAACAAAATTCTTGTGGACGACGGCGAAACTGAATTTGAAGTAGTTGAAAAACACATTCAATATTTATTGTGTAGAGTTTGTAACTCAGGCGTTATTAAAAAACGAAAAAGTATTAATGTACCCGGCGTAGAAATTAAATTACCATCGCTGACTGAACGCGACGTGGAATTTATTCGCTTTGCTGCTGAAAACGAACTCGATTTTATTGCGCACTCATTTGTACGCCATAAGGAAGATGTTAATGACGTTCAGAAAATTCTGGATGAACATAACAGCCCTATTAAGATTATTGCCAAAATTGAAAACATGGAGGGTGTTGACAATATTGACGAGATATTAGAATACGCTTATGGTATTATGGTAGCACGTGGCGATCTGGGTATTGAACTTCCTGAATCGAAAATCCCATCGATTCAACGGAACCTGGTTCGTCGTGCAATATTGTTCCAAAAACCGGTTATTATTGCCACGCAAATGTTGCACACCATGATTGAGCACCCAAGACCAACACGTGCCGAGGTGAGCGATGTAGCAAGTGCTATCTACATGGGAACCGATGCGATAATGTTAAGTGGCGAAACAGCTTACGGAAAGTATCCTGTTGAAGCCGTTAAAGCGATGGATAAAATTGCACAGGAGGTTGAACCGGACCGCGACCGTCGCGAACTGACTGTACCACTTAAATCAGATATTCCGGCTTATCTGGCACAATCGGCTATACGGGCTGCACGCGAATTAAAACCCGATGCAATTGTTACATCAACCACTACAGGAAAAACAGGACGCTACCTGTCATCACACCGTCCGTTTTACCCGGTTTTCGTAAAATGTCACTCGCAACGTGTGATGCGCCAACTGGCACTATCATTTGGAATTCATCCTTCGTTCCTTGAAGCAAAAAAGAACAAGATGAAAATCCAGAAAGCAGCCGTTCAGGAATTGGTTAATCAAGGAACAATTAATATGGACGACCTGGTAATTTATGTAGGTGGACGTTTTGGCGAAGATGCAGGTGCATCATTCATCGAAATATCAACTGCCGACAGGTTATTCATGAAACCAAAGGAATTAAGTTAA
- a CDS encoding chloride channel protein — protein MNKLITRLVAWRIAKIPEKNFLYLLSLIVGLVSGLAALLLKNLIHFVAEELTEVISVDGFNYLYLLYPFIGILLTVLFVRYVIRDDIGHGISKILYSISKKSSKLKPSKTYSSMIASSLTIGFGGSVGSEAPIVLTGASIGSNLARVFKLRYKYITLMVGCGAAGAIAGIFNAPMAGIVFTLEVLMLDLTMAFLIPLLISALSATIISYFFMGEGVMLHFDQVTPFHINMIWIYILVGIFTGLLGIYFTRGTMFLEKRIATINNWFVRVLIGAVTLGILIFIFPPLWGEGYTSINSVFNNHGADLLNNSMFFQWKDNPYIVLLVLGGILFFKVFAMSATTGSGGNGGIFAPTLFTGAIAGYFLVFLLNTFFDLGVPENNFALAGMAGMMAAVMHAPLTGIFLTAEITGGYGLFIPLLITSTVAYVTIMRFEPHSIYTKHLAQTGDLITHHKDKAILRSMEVKKLIENDFEIISPDASLRDLVKAISKSNRNLFPIVDKDGYLKGMVKLSKVKHLIFEHELYDQVMVKDLMFMPEFYISSKDNMETVAKKFETSNRYNLAVIDDGKYLGFISRAVVFSNYRKTLEYFSHE, from the coding sequence TTGAATAAGTTAATAACCCGACTTGTTGCCTGGCGAATAGCAAAAATTCCGGAAAAGAACTTTTTGTATTTGCTTAGTTTGATTGTAGGCCTGGTAAGTGGATTGGCTGCCCTGTTGTTAAAAAACCTGATCCACTTTGTTGCTGAAGAGTTAACAGAGGTGATTTCTGTAGATGGATTTAATTACCTCTATCTATTGTATCCATTCATTGGAATATTGCTAACAGTGTTGTTTGTTCGATACGTTATTCGCGATGATATCGGACATGGAATTTCTAAAATTCTATATTCAATTTCGAAGAAGAGCAGTAAGTTAAAGCCTTCAAAAACGTATTCATCGATGATTGCCAGTTCGCTTACCATTGGTTTTGGTGGATCAGTAGGATCGGAGGCGCCAATTGTGTTAACCGGTGCTTCAATAGGATCGAACCTGGCACGGGTTTTCAAATTGCGGTATAAGTATATTACTCTGATGGTGGGGTGTGGAGCTGCTGGTGCAATTGCAGGCATTTTTAATGCGCCAATGGCTGGAATCGTTTTTACCCTAGAGGTGCTGATGCTTGATTTAACCATGGCTTTTTTAATTCCGTTACTTATATCAGCATTATCGGCCACTATAATTTCTTACTTTTTTATGGGTGAAGGTGTTATGCTGCATTTTGATCAGGTAACCCCGTTTCATATTAATATGATATGGATTTACATCCTCGTGGGAATTTTTACCGGTTTGCTGGGAATTTATTTTACCCGCGGAACCATGTTTCTTGAAAAACGTATTGCGACTATAAACAACTGGTTTGTTCGTGTGCTTATCGGAGCTGTTACGCTGGGAATTTTGATTTTTATTTTCCCTCCGTTATGGGGTGAAGGTTATACCAGTATTAATTCAGTATTTAATAACCATGGGGCTGATTTATTGAATAACTCCATGTTTTTTCAATGGAAAGACAATCCCTATATCGTCTTACTTGTTTTAGGTGGAATTCTCTTTTTTAAAGTGTTCGCTATGTCGGCTACAACCGGCTCAGGAGGTAATGGTGGTATTTTTGCTCCAACGTTGTTTACCGGAGCAATTGCCGGTTATTTTCTTGTGTTTTTGCTCAATACTTTTTTCGATCTTGGAGTGCCTGAAAATAATTTTGCACTGGCTGGTATGGCCGGAATGATGGCTGCCGTAATGCATGCTCCGCTTACAGGAATATTTTTAACTGCCGAAATAACCGGAGGTTATGGTTTGTTTATTCCTTTACTTATTACTTCAACGGTGGCATATGTAACCATCATGCGTTTTGAACCACATTCCATTTATACCAAACACCTTGCACAAACCGGCGATTTGATAACGCACCACAAAGACAAAGCTATTCTTCGGTCAATGGAGGTGAAAAAGTTGATTGAGAACGACTTTGAAATTATTTCTCCCGATGCCAGTTTGCGTGACCTGGTAAAAGCAATTTCTAAATCAAATAGAAATTTATTTCCTATTGTTGACAAGGATGGCTACCTGAAAGGGATGGTAAAACTCTCGAAAGTGAAACATCTTATTTTTGAACACGAACTATACGACCAAGTGATGGTGAAAGACCTCATGTTTATGCCTGAATTCTATATCTCGTCGAAAGACAATATGGAAACAGTGGCCAAGAAATTTGAAACCTCAAACCGCTACAATCTTGCGGTTATCGATGATGGTAAATATCTTGGGTTTATATCGCGTGCAGTGGTTTTCTCCAACTACAGAAAAACACTGGAGTATTTCTCCCACGAATAA
- a CDS encoding TIGR01777 family oxidoreductase: protein MKIKLTGSSGYIGQLISTDLEKKGHIVSGIKRDLLYGPPTNLQQELRNTDVVINLAGAPILQRWTKKNKEIIYNSRVVTTHNLVKAIIEIPKNERPKKVISASAIGIYKSGNSHTEDSLNFDEGFVGKVVKDWEHELTTLPGSLPTIIFRLGIVFGKEAQTIQNMLLPFKLGLGGKIGSGQQPFPFIHEQDVVNAFVWATETLETSDTFNLTAPESISNKEFTRSFARQINRPAFFTIPAFALKLLFGKAAQLLTQSPEVSSKKLLKAGFQFKYPTIKATLQNIISTS from the coding sequence ATGAAAATAAAACTCACTGGCAGCAGCGGATACATTGGCCAGCTCATTTCAACAGACCTGGAAAAGAAAGGACATATTGTATCCGGTATTAAGCGCGACTTACTCTACGGTCCTCCAACCAATTTGCAACAAGAATTGCGAAATACCGATGTTGTCATTAACCTTGCCGGAGCCCCCATTCTCCAACGCTGGACAAAGAAAAACAAGGAAATCATTTACAACAGCCGCGTTGTAACCACACATAACCTGGTAAAAGCGATTATTGAAATACCCAAAAACGAACGCCCAAAAAAAGTGATATCAGCATCGGCAATTGGCATTTATAAATCAGGAAATTCGCACACCGAAGACAGCCTTAATTTCGATGAAGGTTTTGTTGGGAAAGTGGTGAAAGACTGGGAACACGAACTTACTACGTTACCCGGCAGCTTGCCGACCATTATTTTTCGCCTTGGGATTGTTTTTGGAAAAGAGGCACAAACTATACAAAACATGCTTCTTCCTTTTAAATTAGGACTTGGCGGAAAAATAGGTTCAGGACAACAACCATTTCCGTTTATTCATGAACAAGATGTGGTAAATGCATTCGTTTGGGCTACCGAAACACTTGAAACAAGTGACACATTCAATTTAACCGCCCCCGAATCAATCTCAAATAAAGAATTTACCCGCAGCTTTGCCCGGCAAATAAATCGGCCTGCGTTTTTTACCATTCCTGCTTTTGCGTTAAAGTTGCTATTTGGCAAGGCAGCTCAATTACTTACACAATCACCTGAGGTATCATCCAAAAAACTGCTTAAAGCTGGTTTTCAGTTCAAATACCCAACAATAAAAGCAACACTACAAAATATTATTAGTACGAGCTAA